AGAAGAGTTGATCTTCACGTTTTTAATGGCTGGCCTCATGGTTTTGGGGATGACATCTTACAATGTCTTCTTACAAAATGGCTTTTCAGATACACTAGCTAACGAAATTATCCTCGGGTTCCCCCTTGGATTCCTCGTCGCTCTGATCTGTGACCTCATCGTCATTGGCCCCATTGCCAAACAGTTAGCGTTCAAATTTATCATTCCCAAATATATGCTTAAAAGTAGCCTCCAAATTGGCATCACTATATCTTTGTTGATGATTCTAGGCATGGTAACCTGTATGTCATTATTTGGAATATTGATCAGTAAGCAGGCTCTCTCTGCTTATCCATCAGCTTGGTTGATGAATGTTATTGTGGCCATTCCGTTGCAACTGTTACTTGTTGGACCATTATCTCGCAAAGTGCTCGCGCTTGTCCAAAATTAAAGAAGATCAACTGATTAATTGCGGTGTACCCAAAAAGTTAAAGTAAAATAATTTAGCTGATTAAGCGGCCATTTGTCGGTATTCTACCGGTGAGTGGCCGTTTAATTTTGTTTGAATGCGTGCGTTGTTGTCATACCGTATCCAATCATTAATCGCATTAATCAATTCTTTTGCGGGTGAATACTTGTTCAGTGCACCAATTTCAACTTTTAGTTTATTAAAGAAACTTTCCATAACCGCATTATCTAGAGCGGTCGCACGACGCGACATGCCTTGGATAAGGCGGTTTTGCTTTAACGTCTTGCGCCATGCCAACGTAGCCAAACTTGGCCGCAACAGCCGTGAATGAAGCGTTCTCCCTAATCGCCCATGAAGCAGCTACCGCAATACGAAATTTCCACGTTATTGCTGGGAGATTAAATAACACATCAGGTCCATGGGCAGCGTAAGCTGCTATAAGCATACTAAATAACTCTTGAGCAATATCGTAGTGTTTGGCTACTTGGGCCTTTGAGTTGAAGCCTGCGTGATACGCCGGAATCGCCTCAAGTTTTGTTTGTTTTGAAATTTTTGTCATAAAGAAACCCCCGAAAGTTACTTCAACTTTCGGGGGTACGCCTCATTCATTCCTCAACCTTTTTATTTTTAATGATATATATTTTTTGATTCACTAATAAATTACGTCATCCATATACCCAAAGAACTCGTCATCGGGTTCGATTACAACCTTAGCATTAGGAAACTCAGGCAGTATCCCATAGTAAACTTCAAATGGATCGTTAATATCAGCATTGCGAACATCACCAGCATCCGTTTCGATGTCCGAAACATGATATTTACCGGCCTGCTTAAAGTAGTTTAAAGCGTCGTCATCATCACTTTTCAGATTAGTATCCCACCAAAACAGAACATCCTCGTTGTCATACCTTGCTTTAATTTTAAAGTCCATCTTTTCACCTCGTTAGTAATTGGGGTGATTTAATGTACTACTCTTAAAAACCATTTTTCTACTTGGTGCGCTTATCCTTCATAACAGTCATGATCGGTCTTACCTCTAATGATATTTTTTTCTGTCCCGAAGTAATACCCTTGCTGAAGACAAACGGACAAACTCTTAGTAATTCTTGATTTTCGTAACGAGTCTATTCTTTCAACAACTATCTCAATCCTTTTGGAAAAGAAAAATCGCATAATATTTGCGTAGATAACAAATCCTAAAATATAGAGTACAGATTTATATCCTAAAAACATTATTTTAACACGATCATAATATTGCCGATTGCTTTTGTATGATGCGAAAGTATTGATCCCTGCAGTATAATCATCAATCGCAATCTTGTAATTACAAGCTTTGATTTTTTTTAAGATACTTTCTAATGCCAACAAGAGCTCTGGATCATTCTTCGGTGTGTGTTCAGTAATCTCAATTATCAATTGATGATGGTATTGAGAAAAGTACTCTAAAAATTGGAAAGTTGAGCCAAATCGGAATTGATCAATATCTATATTGATGGAAAATTTGATATTTGGATGCTCTTTTATCTGCTGTTCCAGCTCTAACTTAAACCAATTCATGTATTTGTTATATTTATTTTCATTTTCAAGTATTTCATGAAAGATATCTGCAGGAAATTTTTGCGTTTTCATTGATCGCAGTAAAACTTCAAATTCCTCAAAACCAACCGCGTTTTGACCACAAATTCTTACTATAGGTTGAAAAACTAGATAAAAATGTTCTGATTCATCCATTTTTTGATACGCTCTCTCTCTATAGAGACTAAACACTTTTTAAGGGCATCATTTTTCAGAAGTAGACAAATGCATTTAACTTAGCTTAAAAATTTAATGTTTGTTCTATTTAGATTAAAATAGTTTATCCTTATCGAGAAGCAGCGTATCCAATGAAATCAAATACTATACTGTCCTTAAAGGAAGTCATTGTTGTCTAACCTCGGCAATTCTTCTGTAATTTTCTTTTTGGAATTTCTTTTGTTCATACATTTTTAAATCGGCAGCATCTATATAATAGTTCAAATCATGATTCATAGTATCTTCAGCGAATGCTTCCCCCATAGACACTGAGATTCCTAATTCATCAAGATTACTTATATTACTTTGAATCGTTGCTTGAATCATCCGGAGAGTTGCAAACGTTATGTTTGAAACTAACACTAAAAACTCATCCCCACCCCAACGAGCAATAACTGCCGACGAAGGAAATGTTGATTTTAGCAAATTACTGAAATCTACTAACACTCGGTCACCTGTAACATGTCCATAAGTGTCATTTGAATTTTTAAAATTATCTAAATCAAAAATCAAAACCCAAATTTTTTTATTTTCATTTTGAACCATTTTGTAGTAATCAGAAACTTTACGACGATTAAATATATTTGTTAAAGGATCTTGATAGATCAATTCAGTAAATCTTTCTTTTTCTTGAACTGAATCTGAAATATCTGTTGTTACACAACAAATCGCGTATATTTCGCCATGATTATTTTTCACTGGAGAATAGGTAGTATACAAATATAGATCTTGTCCATCATTTTTCAGAATATCCTCGGAAGTTTGAAAACCCAATGATATTGCGGCATTCACATTATCTTTGAATGCTTTCATATGAAGTGGTGTGAGATATTTGGATACATTTTCTCCTAATTTAGGATGTAATTTATAATACTTATCCATGAATTCAATGTTTGATTCATTCATATATAAGTAATTAAATTCTAGATCAACGATATAAAAGCTACCATTTACTAAAATTTCAAAACTATCTTGATATAACGCGCTTTGATTTTCGTATTTATTAAAAAGTGAAAAAAATCTTTTAATACCCAAAAACAGGAATATTAATATACCCACTAATAGTAGATATATTATATTTGTTCCAATACCATCGAAAAACTCCGTATAAAGTAACACACCAACGAGCATTGTCAAACCAATGCTCTGACCATAGATATGCATCAGTAATTTATTACGATATTTTTTTGTAGTTAAATTTGTTTTAAACATAGTTCGTTCCCACCAAAAGTGATTTGATTTCTCTAAACAAACATTTAATATCCTGCAAATCAAAAATGAATCGAAAGATATGAGATGTTTCATAATATTACTAATTTAAATGTGTATGGAACTTTAATGTTTTTCAACTATTAGAATAAATTCTCCTTCTAACTATCTAATAATATTATAACTTATTCATCATCTAATTGCCCTGCACTAAACCACCCCCCTCGAGTTCTAAAACTCAAATTATCATAATAATTGCCAGTACCGCCTCAATAAACGCTTGCGAACATTCGTTACTCATATGACACCTTTCTATCTTATATCTCAAATTAGTAACTTTTAAATTTAGCTTAATTTGACATCTAATGGCATCCAACCAGCTACACCTATTAGTGATGATAACTTATTAAAAAAACTAGGAATTAATATTGACTATTTAACTGCCAATAATGTGTTAAAATTAGCTTTCTTATTCCATATTTTTGCTAATCAAGCTAGATTATCAGCAGATACTAATGGTAATTTTAGCCGTTAAAATTTTAAAGAACCCTAATGATTTTGGCACACGCGGTGATTCATATAATCTAACTAGTGGTGATATTTATTATATTCAACAACTAGCAAAGGATCTTCAAAGTAACGCTTTTAGAAACAAAATATGTAACCATGTAGTATTGGATAAAGATGTTAATGTATCAATTGAGAATAACAAAGTCTTTATCAATGGTATCGCTATGGATAATTTAAAACCTGAGGATGTCTATCAAGATATCAATAATCAAACTTATATTGATTTTCGCGATGCATTTCAACAATTAGAAAAAGCATCTATTAGTTATGCTAATACTGCTAAATCCGCAGGTGTTATTTCAAATTATTCTGATATGAATAATCGTTATATTGATGTTTCGGGAGTAGCACCTGAGACGCAATTTATTTATGTAACTGTTCCATTTGAGTATTTAAATAGTCCTCAACCAATTACAATCAAAGGAATATCTAATTTGTTGACTGGTCCAACTATCGCACAACCATTCACACTGATCAAGGGTGGCACTATCGTCACAAATCATGGCGCAAGATGTTAAAACAAAACCGCATTATCTACAGCATGTCGCGTCGTGCGACCGCTCTAGATAATGCGGTTATGGAAAGTTTCTTTAATAAACTAAAAGTTGAAATTGGTGCACTGAACAAGTATTCACCCGCAAAAGAATTGATTGATGTGATTAATAATTGGATACGGTATGACAATAACGCACGCATTCAAACAAAATTAAACGGCCACTCACCGGTAGAATCCCGATTGTCACAGCCGATACCATTTTATGCAAGTTCCTGCCGTATTAATTTATTTTTTTACGATTAAAGTGTTATTAAATGGATCTGTGATCCGCAGCGTTGTCTCATCAACAACCTGGCTGATAGCTTGATCCCGTAACATCGCAAAATAATTTTCATCAACCGCCACTTGCCAGTCAACTAAGCCCGTCTCATCACCTTGTCGCATTTCCACCGCGCTACCTAACCACGTGTTATATGCGTGGTGGTGATGGTACTGATTGTGTGAATAGAAATGGGCACTGTCGGCGATAGCGGCCGTCATGTCCATGCCTAGCAACTCCAAAAAGAAATGATCACCCGCTGCCAGATCACCGCCAACAAAATGAACGTGGCCAATGGTGGTCCCAGCTGGGAAACCAGTCCATACATCTTTTTTCTGGGCTAGCAATGCCCGTACATCCACATCGTTAGTGCCCATGGTCACTAACCCATTGTCCCAGTACCAACTTTCCTTTGGCCGATCATGATATAGCTCAATGCCGTTACCATCTGGATCATTTAGATAGAACGCTTCACTCACATCATGATCACCCGCACCCAACGGATACTGAATCCGAATCAAGCGCTCGACCAATGCCGCTAAACTAGCCGTGTCGGGTAATAACACGGCAAAATGATACAGCCCACCGCGTTGTGCTGCAGGTGCCACACCACCAAAAAGAATGTTCAAAAACGGCTGGTCACTTGCCGTGAAGGCATATGAAAATTCGTGTTCAGCGACCTGCTGTTCAAGCAAGCCTAGAATATCACGGTAAAATATACGCATGGCATATTCGTTTTTTCCTTGCAATGTCAGATGCTCAATCTTATATGTAACGTTCATGATGTCTCCTTCAAGTACATGCGTCCAATTTTTCTCTGCGGTTTATCTTAAAGTGGCGGTATTTGATACCCAGCACTAAAAGGCAAATGACAGACACTTGTTTAATTCTATAACATCCGGCTGCTTTTGCAATTGAAAAAGGCATGGCCTTCATCCTGATTTTCATCCCTAGTCCACTACCAAAAAGAAAAAATACCAGGAACCACGATGGTGGCTGTTGGTATTTTTTACCGACTAATGTTTTAAGGTGTTTTCTAAATATTCTGGTTTGCCAATAAAGTAGCCTTGGCGATTGCCAACGTAGAACAGATCAGCTAATTCCACACCTTCAATGGCTTCGATTTCAGTCAGATCAACGGTGACATTGCTGTCTTTGCTTAATCTAACCCAGTCACCAATGTTGTGGTAGAACCAGTCACTATCGCCACTCTTTTGAAATTTCGACAGCGGGATTTTCACACCGGATAACATCTTCAGATATTTTTTTACTTTTTTATAGTACTTCATATCTGGGCTAACCTGCTCTAAAATGACCTTGACGCCCATCTTTTTGCTTAATCGTAAATTTCGTGTCAATCTACTATGCATGACGGGACCAATGGTTTTGGTTGGGTCAATTTGAAATTCAATATGCACATTCATGGGGTAAATCTCACCGGTGAGCCAGTCAATAAAATAGACATAGCGCGGATCGACCAACTGGGTTAAGCTGATGTTAATGGCTAAAAAAGCATCTGGATATTTGTTCTCTATCGAGCTCTTATTGAGCAAGTAGATAATCTCGCGCAACGTGAATTTGGCGATATCTTCAGGCAACGACCACTTAGCGTCAGCTGCATCATACTTGCGTAATAACGCTTCATAACCCGAAACATGACCATCTTTATCGACAATTTTCTGAAAATCGAAGCGGTATTGATCGATACCATCCATTGTTTTGGGGAAGATACCATTCTGTCGCCGCGCCCAAATGTAACTGACCATGATTGCAATGGCACACGCGATGAAAAATATGAGAGCTATGATAATCAGTACTTCAATCAACATATTTACTCCTTTTTCAAACTTTTTCTAATAGGGCTAACCCATGCACCAGAGCTTGTATTTTTACCCAAAAAGGCCTTCAATGCCGGGATGAACGTTGTGATAATTGTTAATGGATTGACCATCCAGAAAAAAAGCATGTAGAGAGGCGCGAAAATGAAGTAACGCATTTTTGCACCACGGCTATCCAAGATGAGGGCGGCCAACAATTGTAACGTGCCGGCAATTAATTCAAAGGTAACAAAGATAAATGACATGACAAATCCATGCCAAACTCTTTCCATGTTGCCAGTTGCCAAAAAATAGAGCATCAAAGCAATAAAGATAAATGAAGAAATGAAAAAGAAAAACGACCAAACAATTGAAAAGGTGGTGTCAACAAACATCGAAAAAACGTAGCGGTATTTAATCGGATGACGAATGAACATTCTAAAGTTTGTTAACCAAACTTCTGTCCCGCCTTGTGCCCACCGCTGTCGCTGCTTATAGAGTTGCGGCAGCGTTTCTGGCACATTCATGTGGAAAATAATGTCCGGTGCAAAACGCGGTACAATGCCAAACATCAAATGATCCCAGGCAATACTAATATCTTCTGTGCTACGATCTTGACGAAAACCGGCCACGTTGATTAAGAATTCCTTTTTATACATCGTGTTGGCGCCACTATAAGCGTACATTGAATCGTTCACCGCCGTTTGGCTGCGCTTGATCACGCCAACAATGCTCGAAAATTCTACTGTTTGTGATTTCCCTAAAATTGTGGTTCGATTTTGAACATCCATATTAGCCGTCACTGCAGCAGTGTTCACATCGGTCTCATCAATGAAATAATTCATATACTTCATTAAGGCATCTTTTTCTGGAATCGTATCCGCATCATTACTGAGAATATATTCACCTTTTGCGAAGAAAATTCCTAAATTGAATCCATGTGCTTTTCCCTGATTCTTTTGTATATTTAGCACCCTGAGTTTTTGATATTTTAATTGTAATGTCTTTAATATTTGTAGCGTATTATCTTTGCTACCATCATTAATCACTAAAATTTCGTAGTTATCATAATTTAACTGCGTGGCTAGATATTCAATAGTTTCTGCGATCATTGCTTCTTCATTATGGGCCGGAATCATGATCGTAATTAGAGGTTGTTCTTCCGGCGTCAGCATCCGAAAATGCTTCTCTTTTTTGTTTTTCTTTAGCAATTTGTAACTTAGCGAACCAAAGAACCAAAATAATGCACCAATAACCGGATAAAGACACAAAATCAAAAAAGCAACCGTGATTACATTGTGTGAAAAATTGCTTAAGAAAGCCCCGTTACTGAAAAATAGATCATTCATCAGTCGTACGCTCCCTTCCATTTATAATTTGTGATAACTCCTTATTAGCCAAATTTTTATCAGGTGTTACATCATAATATCGAACATTGAAACGAAACGCTTCATCGCCGAATCTTTCCGACATAAAATGACTTGCTCGTTTTTGTCGTTCAATACTGTCAATCGCAGCAAACGTTGGCCATTTTTCCACAAAAGACTCTCTGCGGTTATTTTGAACAATGGTCATTGTAACGGTGTATGTAAGCGTCATAAAAGCTGCAAAGACGAAGATAATTATTAATAGGTTTATCAACTTAATGCCTTCTGGATACATCCATATTTTCCAACCAATACGCCCATCAGAAGTTAAGTACAGATAGGTACCTATTGTGATGGCGGATGGGATAATGAAAAGCACCCAACCAATGAGCGCATAAATAATTTGCTTAACTTTCAAAAGATAGTGTCCTTTTTCGAAGAACAAGTCTGTATAACTATAATTAATATCTGGATTTTTTTGATTTCTTTTTTTCATAAATCTCAACTCTTTTGCACTAATACTTTTCTGAATTTACACATTTTAATAACTCACGGTTCAATGTTTATTTTACTATCTGATCACCTAGATTATTATAATACTCGTAATCCGTGAAACTTCTAATTAAAGTGCTATCCGTCCTAAAATAATAGCCCTGCTGCTGGGAGACAGATAATTTTTTCATGATTTTTGATTTTCTTAATGTATCTATTTTTTCAACCACAATTTCAATCTTTTTTGAAAATAAAAACTTGACAATATTCACATAAATCACTAAGCCTATTATGATCAATATTGATTTATATCCAAAGAGCGTGATTTTGATTCTGTCATAATATTTTCTATGTTTTTTATAAAGAAATAAAGTATTAATACCCTCATTATAATCATCAATTGCAATATTAAAGTGATGATTTTTGATTTTTTTCAAAATATCATCTAACTCAATTAATAATTTAGGGTTATTCTTAGGAGTATGTTCGGTAATCTCAATAATTAATTTTTCATGGTATCGAGAGAAGTACTTCAAAAAATGGAAAGTCGACTTGAACTGAAATTGGTCAACATCTATATTGATCGAGAATTTTATGTCTGGACACGCTTGCATTTTCTTCTCTAACTCTACTGTAAACCAGTCAATATATTGGTTATACTTTTGTTCATTTGCAAGTAGTTCATAAAACATATTCGCAGGAAATTTTTGAGTCTTGATCGACCGTAACAACACTTCAAATTCTTCAAAAATCAATGTGTTTTTATTACTGATTTTGACTATCGGTTGGAAAACCAAATAAAAATGTTCTGATTTCATCATTTTCGATACGCTTTCTTTTTAAGGTTGAAACAACATTTTTAACTGTCATATACTTTAATTCGGCGAAAGTGAATGGATGGGTTGAATCCCAGCTTTTAAAATTCAATACTCGATTCACTTAGATTAAAAATGGTTTACCCTTATCGAGAAATAGTGTATCCAACGGATTTAGGTATATACTGCCTTTACTTATATTATGAACCAGTGCGATCATTAATGATAGCTATTACTAACTATACCAAGCTAAGAAATCCTTTTTTAGAATTTTTATGCTTGTACATTTTCTTATCAGCTAAGTCCAAATAGTAAGTTAAGTCATGTTCTTTAGTATTGCCAGCAAATGTTTTCCCAATTGATACTGACACACCATAATTTTCAATCTTATTCATTCTTTTCTTGATTGATTCTTCAAAGTCAATTGTTTTTTGATATGAGATGTCCCCCGGTACAATCGCACAGAACTCATCCCCGCCTGTGCGAGCAACGATTGCTGATTGTGGAAATTCCGTTGCCAATATATCACTAAAATTTACCAGCACCTGATCTCCAGCAATGTGTCCATAAGCATCGTTTGCATTTTTGAAATTATCCAGATCAAAGACAAAAAACCACACCTTCCGATCCTCTTTTTGAATATTTTGATAATAATCAACGATTTTGCGTCGATTAAATAGATTCGTTAAAGGATCTTGATAAATCAATTCTGTAAATTTTTCTTTTTCTTGCACTGCATCAGTTATATTTGTCGTGATACAACAGATGGCATAAATTTCACCCTTACTATTTCTTACAGGTGAATAAGATGTATCCAAATATATATCTCTACCTTCAAAATTTAAGATGTCTTTTGAGGTATGAAAACCTAATGAAATGGCTGCTTGCACATTCTCTTTAAACAATTCAATATGCGGATCTGCTAAATATTTAGACACATTTTCGCCTACTTTAGGATTTAATTTATAATACTGATCCATGAATTTTTCATTTGATTTATTCATATATAGATAATTAAATTCCAGATCGACAATATAAAGGCCAACATTCTCTAGTACCTCAAAGCTATCTTGATATAACCTACTTTCATTTTCGTAATTATCAAACAGCAACAAAATTCTTTTAATGCCCAAAAATAAAAATAATAGCGTACCTAATAGTAACAAATAAATTATTTTGGTCCCGCCACCATTAGATATTTCCAAAAATAGCAGCACACCAATAATAATTATTAAGGAGAGACATTGACCATAAAAATGAGTGAGTAATTTTTTACGATATTTTTTTGTTGTAATATTTGTTTTTAACATCGGATTCACCAACCATTGTTTAATTTTAGAAAAATCATTTATTATTCTCTTGATTGTAACCTACTTTACAAAATATGATATATTTCATAAAATGTGAATTTATTCAGTTCCCCCTACAATACCTGTTTTAATTAGCAATGCAAACAAAAAGGCTATAGCATCCATGAGCGTGGATGCTATAGCCTTTTTACCTCTTGCTCACCTAAATTTTCGTCAGAAAATCATGGCCAATTATTCTAATAGTGTTCTCTGGTCACTCTTGAGGTTTTTCTAAATCGGCTGCCCCTCGCGCTGCAAAGTTTGATTTAACTCTGTAAACAACATGGGGTATAAATAGTCAATCACGCCTGCCATGATCAATAAATCTTGGTCTTGTCTATTTATTCAT
This is a stretch of genomic DNA from Weissella soli. It encodes these proteins:
- a CDS encoding DUF2798 domain-containing protein gives rise to the protein MPHNFKEELIFTFLMAGLMVLGMTSYNVFLQNGFSDTLANEIILGFPLGFLVALICDLIVIGPIAKQLAFKFIIPKYMLKSSLQIGITISLLMILGMVTCMSLFGILISKQALSAYPSAWLMNVIVAIPLQLLLVGPLSRKVLALVQN
- a CDS encoding IS3 family transposase gives rise to the protein MESFFNKLKVEIGALNKYSPAKELINAINDWIRYDNNARIQTKLNGHSPVEYRQMAA
- a CDS encoding EAL domain-containing protein, coding for MDESEHFYLVFQPIVRICGQNAVGFEEFEVLLRSMKTQKFPADIFHEILENENKYNKYMNWFKLELEQQIKEHPNIKFSINIDIDQFRFGSTFQFLEYFSQYHHQLIIEITEHTPKNDPELLLALESILKKIKACNYKIAIDDYTAGINTFASYKSNRQYYDRVKIMFLGYKSVLYILGFVIYANIMRFFFSKRIEIVVERIDSLRKSRITKSLSVCLQQGYYFGTEKNIIRGKTDHDCYEG
- a CDS encoding sensor domain-containing diguanylate cyclase encodes the protein MFKTNLTTKKYRNKLLMHIYGQSIGLTMLVGVLLYTEFFDGIGTNIIYLLLVGILIFLFLGIKRFFSLFNKYENQSALYQDSFEILVNGSFYIVDLEFNYLYMNESNIEFMDKYYKLHPKLGENVSKYLTPLHMKAFKDNVNAAISLGFQTSEDILKNDGQDLYLYTTYSPVKNNHGEIYAICCVTTDISDSVQEKERFTELIYQDPLTNIFNRRKVSDYYKMVQNENKKIWVLIFDLDNFKNSNDTYGHVTGDRVLVDFSNLLKSTFPSSAVIARWGGDEFLVLVSNITFATLRMIQATIQSNISNLDELGISVSMGEAFAEDTMNHDLNYYIDAADLKMYEQKKFQKENYRRIAEVRQQ
- a CDS encoding IS3 family transposase codes for the protein MESFFNKLKVEIGALNKYSPAKELIDVINNWIRYDNNARIQTKLNGHSPVESRLSQPIPFYASSCRINLFFYD
- a CDS encoding VOC family protein, with translation MNVTYKIEHLTLQGKNEYAMRIFYRDILGLLEQQVAEHEFSYAFTASDQPFLNILFGGVAPAAQRGGLYHFAVLLPDTASLAALVERLIRIQYPLGAGDHDVSEAFYLNDPDGNGIELYHDRPKESWYWDNGLVTMGTNDVDVRALLAQKKDVWTGFPAGTTIGHVHFVGGDLAAGDHFFLELLGMDMTAAIADSAHFYSHNQYHHHHAYNTWLGSAVEMRQGDETGLVDWQVAVDENYFAMLRDQAISQVVDETTLRITDPFNNTLIVKK
- a CDS encoding EAL domain-containing protein, producing the protein MLIEVLIIIALIFFIACAIAIMVSYIWARRQNGIFPKTMDGIDQYRFDFQKIVDKDGHVSGYEALLRKYDAADAKWSLPEDIAKFTLREIIYLLNKSSIENKYPDAFLAINISLTQLVDPRYVYFIDWLTGEIYPMNVHIEFQIDPTKTIGPVMHSRLTRNLRLSKKMGVKVILEQVSPDMKYYKKVKKYLKMLSGVKIPLSKFQKSGDSDWFYHNIGDWVRLSKDSNVTVDLTEIEAIEGVELADLFYVGNRQGYFIGKPEYLENTLKH
- a CDS encoding glycosyltransferase family 2 protein; the protein is MNDLFFSNGAFLSNFSHNVITVAFLILCLYPVIGALFWFFGSLSYKLLKKNKKEKHFRMLTPEEQPLITIMIPAHNEEAMIAETIEYLATQLNYDNYEILVINDGSKDNTLQILKTLQLKYQKLRVLNIQKNQGKAHGFNLGIFFAKGEYILSNDADTIPEKDALMKYMNYFIDETDVNTAAVTANMDVQNRTTILGKSQTVEFSSIVGVIKRSQTAVNDSMYAYSGANTMYKKEFLINVAGFRQDRSTEDISIAWDHLMFGIVPRFAPDIIFHMNVPETLPQLYKQRQRWAQGGTEVWLTNFRMFIRHPIKYRYVFSMFVDTTFSIVWSFFFFISSFIFIALMLYFLATGNMERVWHGFVMSFIFVTFELIAGTLQLLAALILDSRGAKMRYFIFAPLYMLFFWMVNPLTIITTFIPALKAFLGKNTSSGAWVSPIRKSLKKE
- a CDS encoding EAL domain-containing protein, which produces MMKSEHFYLVFQPIVKISNKNTLIFEEFEVLLRSIKTQKFPANMFYELLANEQKYNQYIDWFTVELEKKMQACPDIKFSINIDVDQFQFKSTFHFLKYFSRYHEKLIIEITEHTPKNNPKLLIELDDILKKIKNHHFNIAIDDYNEGINTLFLYKKHRKYYDRIKITLFGYKSILIIIGLVIYVNIVKFLFSKKIEIVVEKIDTLRKSKIMKKLSVSQQQGYYFRTDSTLIRSFTDYEYYNNLGDQIVK
- a CDS encoding sensor domain-containing diguanylate cyclase, translating into MLKTNITTKKYRKKLLTHFYGQCLSLIIIIGVLLFLEISNGGGTKIIYLLLLGTLLFLFLGIKRILLLFDNYENESRLYQDSFEVLENVGLYIVDLEFNYLYMNKSNEKFMDQYYKLNPKVGENVSKYLADPHIELFKENVQAAISLGFHTSKDILNFEGRDIYLDTSYSPVRNSKGEIYAICCITTNITDAVQEKEKFTELIYQDPLTNLFNRRKIVDYYQNIQKEDRKVWFFVFDLDNFKNANDAYGHIAGDQVLVNFSDILATEFPQSAIVARTGGDEFCAIVPGDISYQKTIDFEESIKKRMNKIENYGVSVSIGKTFAGNTKEHDLTYYLDLADKKMYKHKNSKKGFLSLV